In one Dreissena polymorpha isolate Duluth1 chromosome 7, UMN_Dpol_1.0, whole genome shotgun sequence genomic region, the following are encoded:
- the LOC127837246 gene encoding uncharacterized protein LOC127837246, with the protein MTEAYPKSGGLLLEKTEINRTGMTELPKRKRRKQGVTKTETSFVDDESFKENPSEYAIPAKKRGKRAKLSLSTRGKKRPATEITENESGKCERDRTGKKVKWDDNFKNENEFNFDIDSQKAKNAVEKIWALPDGTDYIAGKVHNVNIAYNYIRYWILVNG; encoded by the exons ATGACAGAAGCATATCCAAAGAGTGGTGGACTTTTGTTGGAGAAGACTGAAATTAATAGGACTGGTATGACTGAACTTCCGAAGCGCAAAAGACGCAAACAGGGTGTCACCAAGACAG AAACGTCGTTTGTCGATGATGAAAGTTTTAAGGAGAACCCGTCCGAATATGCTATACCAG cTAAAAAGAGAGGTAAACGAGCGAAACTGTCTTTGAGTACTAGAGGAAAGAAAAGGCCGGCGACTGAAATCACAGAGAATG AGTCAGGAAAATGTGAAAGGGACAGAACAGGCAAAAAAGTGAAATGGGATGATAACTTTAAGAATGAAAACGAATTTAACTTTGATATCGACTCTCAGAAAG CCAAGAACGCGGTAGAAAAAATATGGGCTTTGCCAGATGGCACTGACTACATAGCGGGAAAGGTCCATAACGTAAACATAGCATACAATTACATTCGTTATTGGATATTGGTGAATGGCTGA